A window from Scleropages formosus chromosome 17, fSclFor1.1, whole genome shotgun sequence encodes these proteins:
- the LOC108938501 gene encoding proheparin-binding EGF-like growth factor, whose protein sequence is MDKLLVTLLLLAVCSATGAFELDFYKADVEHTEVTRPQHTVLTAEYLESDLQNYEDDEYDHEEEEGSYSDSDLPQVQFLSKPGEKGKSRRKGKGKRKHKGTTANGPITSGYTQHPVQQVNLEDPCSTTHQDYCIHGHCKYMEDLREPTCVCNKGYDGERCGIRLLKTEQKDPDADSTGVVQTVLVTVAVVLSLISCSAVLLMLCTHYRTHKNFLAAYLGTNSEKEKLQTSTSGMVV, encoded by the exons TGTGCAGCGCTACTGGGGCCTTTGAGCTGGACTTCTACAAGGCTGATGTGGAACACACAGAGGTCACCAGGCCACAGCACACTGTGCTGACGGCAGAGTATTTAGAGAGCGACCTTCAGAATTACGAAGATGATGAGTACGAtcatgaagaagaagaaggctcGTATTCGGACTCTGATTTGCCACAAG ttcaGTTCCTGAGTAAACCAGGAGAGAAGGGGAAGAGCCGGAGGAAGGGCAAAGGGAAGAGGAAGCACAAGGGGACCACGGCAAATGGACCCATCACGTCTGGCTACACACAGCACCCAGTGCAGCAGGTCAATCTGGAGGACCCCTGTTCAACTACACACCAGGATTACTGCATTCACGGCCATTGCAAATACATGGAGGACCTGAGGGAGCCCACCTGTGT CTGTAACAAAGGCTACGATGGAGAGCGTTGCGGGATCCGCCTTCTGAAGACGGAGCAGAAAGACCCAGACGCTGACAGCACTGGTGTGGTGCAGACGGTGCTGGTGACCGTCGCAGTTGTGCTATCCCTCATCAGCTGTTCTGCCGTCCTGCTCATGCTGTGCACCCA TTACAGAACACACAAGAACTTCTTGGCAGCGTACCTGGGAACAAACAGTGAGAAGGAGAAACTTCAGACAAGTACAAGTGGCATGGTGGTCTGA